A single window of Helicobacter pylori DNA harbors:
- the pnuC gene encoding nicotinamide riboside transporter PnuC yields the protein MLITTQLSKRFYATLILSCVFLTITNILVKGSFINLLAGLSGVLYAFFAGERQTICFVFGLVYNLSYAYVAYQWKLNADVILCLFLYMPVTIYGLFAWKKTEQHEGVIKAQKLPKNWRFTLVLGVGVLTCVSALFFKEIKTNFLWAESFNFVIFIIAFILQVLRYMESYALMTLGNIVSIIVWFCIFQISTESLVQLFTTILYLFIGLYYFNRWNKSCKQ from the coding sequence ATGTTAATAACCACCCAACTATCCAAACGATTTTACGCCACGCTCATTCTTTCTTGCGTGTTTTTAACCATCACTAATATCCTTGTCAAAGGCTCGTTTATCAATCTTTTAGCAGGGCTTAGTGGGGTTTTGTATGCGTTTTTTGCCGGAGAAAGGCAAACGATTTGCTTTGTGTTTGGTCTTGTTTATAATTTGAGTTACGCTTATGTCGCTTATCAGTGGAAATTAAACGCTGATGTGATTTTATGCCTTTTTTTGTATATGCCAGTAACGATTTATGGGCTGTTCGCATGGAAAAAGACAGAGCAACATGAAGGCGTTATTAAGGCTCAAAAACTTCCCAAAAATTGGCGTTTTACGCTCGTTTTAGGCGTAGGGGTTTTAACTTGTGTGAGCGCTTTGTTTTTTAAAGAGATTAAAACGAATTTTTTATGGGCAGAGAGTTTTAATTTCGTCATCTTTATTATTGCTTTTATTTTGCAGGTTTTGCGTTATATGGAGAGTTATGCTTTAATGACTTTGGGGAATATCGTGTCCATTATCGTGTGGTTTTGTATTTTTCAAATTTCTACAGAGAGCTTGGTGCAACTCTTCACAACAATTCTATACCTTTTTATTGGTTTGTATTATTTTAACCGCTGGAATAAGTCATGCAAGCAGTGA
- a CDS encoding phosphomannomutase/phosphoglucomutase produces the protein MDISIFREYDIRGIYPTTLDEKSAFSIGVELGKIMRECDKSVFVGHDARVHGRFLFEALSAGLQSSGLKVYDLGLIPTPVAYFAAFNEINGIQCPNSIMITGSHNPKEYNGFKITLNQNPFYGKDIQALKDTLLNAKHEIKPLKETPEKVNALEAYQRYLIKDFKHLKNLKYKIALDFGNGVGALGLEPILKALNIDFSSLYSDPDGNFPNHHPDPSEAKNLKDLEKHMQENAISIGFAFDGDADRIAMLSSHHVYAGDELAILFAKRLHAQGITPFVIGEVKCSQVMYNTINTFGKTLMYKTGHSNLKIKLKETHAHFAAEMSGHIFFKERYFGYDDALYACLRALELLLEQSPSDLENTIKNLPYSYTTPEEKIAVSEEEKFEIIHNLQKALKNPPSHFPTIKEIISIDGVRVVFEHGFGLIRASNTTPYLVSRFEGKDEITALEYKRALLGLLEKL, from the coding sequence ATGGACATTAGCATTTTTAGAGAATACGATATTAGAGGCATTTACCCCACCACTTTAGACGAAAAGAGCGCCTTTAGTATCGGCGTGGAGTTGGGGAAAATCATGCGAGAATGCGATAAAAGCGTGTTTGTAGGGCATGACGCCAGGGTGCATGGGCGCTTTTTGTTTGAAGCTTTGAGCGCTGGGCTGCAATCAAGCGGCTTGAAAGTGTATGATTTAGGGCTAATCCCCACACCGGTAGCGTATTTTGCGGCCTTTAATGAAATCAATGGTATTCAATGCCCTAATTCCATCATGATCACTGGTTCTCACAACCCCAAAGAATACAACGGCTTTAAAATCACGCTCAACCAAAACCCGTTTTATGGCAAGGACATTCAGGCTTTAAAAGACACGCTTTTAAACGCCAAGCATGAAATAAAACCCCTAAAAGAAACGCCAGAGAAAGTCAATGCCCTAGAAGCGTATCAGCGCTATTTGATCAAGGATTTTAAGCATTTAAAAAATCTTAAATATAAAATCGCCCTGGATTTTGGTAATGGCGTGGGGGCGTTAGGATTAGAGCCGATTTTAAAGGCTTTAAACATTGATTTTAGCAGCCTTTATAGCGATCCTGATGGGAATTTCCCTAACCACCACCCAGACCCTAGCGAAGCGAAAAACTTAAAAGATCTAGAAAAACACATGCAAGAAAACGCTATTTCTATAGGCTTTGCTTTTGATGGCGATGCGGATAGGATTGCGATGCTAAGCTCTCATCATGTTTATGCGGGCGATGAATTAGCGATTTTATTCGCTAAACGCTTGCATGCTCAAGGCATCACCCCCTTTGTGATCGGCGAAGTCAAATGCTCTCAAGTGATGTATAACACGATTAATACTTTTGGTAAGACGCTCATGTATAAAACCGGGCACAGCAATTTAAAAATCAAGCTCAAAGAAACCCATGCACATTTTGCGGCTGAAATGAGCGGGCATATCTTTTTTAAAGAACGCTATTTTGGCTATGACGACGCTCTTTATGCATGCTTAAGGGCTTTAGAATTATTGCTCGAACAAAGTCCAAGCGATTTGGAAAACACCATTAAAAACCTCCCCTATTCCTACACCACGCCTGAAGAAAAAATCGCCGTGAGCGAAGAAGAAAAATTTGAAATCATTCATAACCTGCAAAAAGCGCTTAAAAACCCGCCAAGTCATTTCCCTACAATCAAAGAAATCATCAGCATTGATGGCGTGAGGGTGGTTTTTGAACATGGTTTTGGGCTTATTCGTGCAAGCAACACCACCCCCTATTTAGTCAGCCGCTTTGAAGGCAAGGATGAAATAACGGCGTTAGAATATAAAAGGGCGTTGCTTGGGTTATTAGAAAAACTTTAA
- a CDS encoding NADH-quinone oxidoreductase subunit M codes for MQFLHAHLLSVVIFFPMLSALLAFFMSDQASRAYAIVIALIELLLILLLWHGFDIQTAGMQFEETKELIYQIGVNYHVGVDGIALFLLLLNAIVVLLSVIYVKDRRKDFAICLLLLEGILMGVFSSLNVIFFYAFWEISLLPVLYLIGRFGRNNKIYSGMKFFLYTFLASLCMLLGILYIGYEYANNYGMMSFDILDWYQLNFSSGVKTWLFVAFLIGIAVKIPLFPLHTWLPYAYSNAPTLGSVMLSALLSKMGTYALLRFLLPLFPELSEIYLTPIAIVALCMIIYGGFLAYAQKDLKTLIAYSSFSHMGVVVLGVFSFNVEGVSGAVFMMFAHGIIVMGLFLLAGILEERASSLEIARFGSIAKSAPIFAAFFMIVLMANVGMPLSIGFVGEFLSLLGFFATYPLLAIIAGTSIILSAVYMLTSYKDVFFGNLKAGNNQISVFEDLNAREVGVLGVILALILILGIYPKILLKPIEQGSKQLLEVIEIRSLPFLGSLDTKIKEVSYVNR; via the coding sequence ATGCAGTTTTTACATGCGCATCTTTTAAGTGTGGTGATCTTTTTCCCCATGCTGAGCGCGCTATTAGCGTTCTTTATGAGCGATCAAGCGAGCAGGGCGTATGCGATCGTCATCGCTTTGATTGAATTGTTATTAATCTTGTTGTTGTGGCATGGGTTTGATATTCAAACAGCAGGCATGCAGTTTGAAGAAACAAAGGAATTAATCTATCAAATTGGCGTGAATTACCATGTGGGCGTTGATGGCATCGCGCTCTTTTTGCTACTCTTAAACGCTATCGTGGTGTTATTGTCCGTGATTTATGTCAAAGATCGTCGTAAAGACTTTGCGATTTGTTTGTTGTTGTTAGAGGGGATTTTGATGGGCGTGTTTTCTTCTCTCAATGTGATCTTTTTCTACGCTTTTTGGGAAATCTCGCTCTTGCCGGTTTTATACCTCATCGGTCGTTTTGGGCGCAATAACAAAATCTATTCTGGCATGAAATTTTTCCTCTACACCTTTTTAGCGTCATTATGCATGCTCTTAGGCATTTTATACATCGGGTATGAATACGCGAATAATTACGGCATGATGAGTTTTGATATTTTAGACTGGTATCAGTTGAACTTTTCTAGCGGGGTTAAAACCTGGCTCTTTGTGGCTTTCTTAATAGGGATTGCGGTTAAAATCCCGCTCTTTCCCTTACACACATGGTTGCCTTATGCGTATTCTAACGCTCCTACTTTAGGCTCTGTCATGCTTTCGGCCTTGCTTTCTAAAATGGGGACTTACGCCCTATTACGCTTCTTGCTCCCGCTTTTTCCTGAGCTTTCAGAAATCTATTTAACCCCTATAGCCATTGTGGCGCTATGCATGATCATTTATGGAGGTTTTCTAGCCTACGCTCAAAAAGATTTAAAAACCCTCATCGCCTATAGCTCGTTCTCGCACATGGGAGTCGTGGTGCTTGGGGTTTTTTCTTTCAATGTTGAGGGGGTTTCAGGGGCGGTGTTTATGATGTTTGCGCATGGTATTATCGTCATGGGATTATTTTTGCTCGCTGGTATTCTGGAAGAGCGCGCCAGCAGTTTAGAAATCGCTCGCTTTGGATCGATCGCTAAAAGCGCTCCTATTTTTGCAGCCTTTTTTATGATCGTTTTAATGGCGAATGTGGGCATGCCTTTAAGCATTGGCTTTGTGGGAGAGTTTTTAAGCTTATTGGGGTTTTTTGCCACTTACCCTCTTTTGGCTATCATTGCCGGAACAAGCATCATTCTCTCAGCGGTTTACATGCTCACTTCATATAAAGATGTCTTCTTTGGCAATTTGAAAGCCGGGAACAATCAAATCAGCGTGTTTGAAGATTTAAACGCTCGTGAGGTAGGGGTTTTGGGCGTGATTTTGGCTTTGATTTTGATTTTAGGGATTTATCCTAAAATCCTTTTAAAACCGATTGAGCAAGGCTCTAAGCAGCTTTTAGAGGTGATAGAAATCCGCTCGCTCCCCTTTTTAGGTTCATTGGATACTAAGATAAAAGAGGTCTCTTATGTTAATAGATAG
- a CDS encoding thiamine diphosphokinase, translating into MQAVILANGEFPKSQKCLDLLKNAPFLIACDGAVISLHALQFKPSVVIGDLDSIDSHLKALYNPIRVSEQNSNDLSKAFFYALNKGCDDFIFLGLNGKREDHALANTFLLLEYFKFCQKIQAISDYGLFRVLETPFTLPSFKGEQISLFSLDLKARFTSKNLKYPLKNLRLKTLFSGSLNEATDSFFSLSSTPKSVVLVYQKFS; encoded by the coding sequence ATGCAAGCAGTGATTTTAGCGAATGGGGAGTTTCCTAAATCCCAAAAATGCTTAGACCTTTTAAAAAACGCTCCCTTTTTAATCGCATGCGATGGGGCTGTTATATCATTGCATGCGCTTCAATTCAAACCCAGCGTTGTTATAGGCGATCTAGATAGCATTGATTCGCATTTGAAAGCCTTGTATAACCCTATACGCGTGAGTGAACAAAACAGCAACGATTTATCCAAAGCCTTTTTTTATGCTTTGAATAAAGGCTGTGATGATTTTATTTTTTTAGGGTTGAATGGCAAGCGAGAAGATCACGCTTTAGCGAACACTTTTTTATTGTTGGAGTATTTTAAATTTTGCCAAAAAATCCAAGCCATAAGCGACTATGGTCTTTTTAGGGTGTTAGAAACCCCTTTCACTTTACCTAGTTTTAAAGGGGAGCAAATCTCGCTTTTTAGCCTGGATCTTAAAGCCCGATTCACTTCCAAAAACCTCAAATACCCCTTAAAAAACTTGCGTTTAAAAACGCTCTTTTCTGGTTCGCTCAATGAAGCTACAGATAGTTTTTTTAGCCTTAGCTCTACACCTAAATCGGTGGTGTTGGTGTATCAAAAGTTTTCATAA
- the nuoL gene encoding NADH-quinone oxidoreductase subunit L, giving the protein MQYSSLLSVVLFLPLIGALYAGLFGAKAKALHVGVFNSLCVLVSFIGAVILFIQAWHHQSYEKYLFDWIVVGNFKVGFSLMLDNINAVMIVVVTLVSFLVHVYSIGYMEHDTGFNRYFSYLSGFVFSMLVLVLSDNFLGLFIGWEGVGLCSYLLIGFWYHKTSANNASIEAFVMNRITDLGMLMGIILIFWNFGTLQYKEVFSTLNNADYSMLFFISVFLFIGAMGKSAQFPMHTWLANAMEGPTPVSALIHAATMVTAGVYLVIRANPLYSAVFEVGYFIACLGAFVALFGASMALVNKDLKRIVAYSTLSQLGYMFVAAGLGAYAIALFHLFTHAFFKSLLFLGSGNVMHAMEDNLDITKMGALYKPMRITAIFMIIGSVALCGIYPFAGYFSKDKILEVAFGMHHHILWFVLLIGAIFTAFYSFRLIMLVFFAPKQHEINHPHEAKNFMLLSMLPLGVLAVIAGFFEEPFFHFISQVIPGVGEYLVPLALLISITTIVVLLSIAYAIFKYKNGITSKKEGGFLYKLLLNQYYIPQLYQGIAKVFSAIASFLHQVVELKIIDAIVDTIGRSVFVIGRVFRISQDGNLTSMLRFMVAGVLILLAFVAFFGR; this is encoded by the coding sequence ATGCAGTATTCTTCTTTGCTGTCAGTAGTGTTGTTTTTGCCTTTAATCGGTGCGCTTTATGCAGGACTGTTTGGGGCTAAAGCTAAAGCGTTGCATGTGGGCGTTTTCAATTCTTTGTGCGTGCTGGTTTCTTTCATTGGCGCGGTGATTCTTTTCATTCAAGCATGGCATCATCAAAGCTATGAAAAATACTTGTTTGATTGGATCGTGGTAGGGAATTTTAAAGTCGGCTTTTCCCTCATGCTGGACAATATCAATGCAGTCATGATTGTCGTGGTCACTTTAGTTTCTTTCTTAGTGCATGTGTATTCTATAGGCTATATGGAGCATGATACAGGGTTTAACCGCTATTTTTCCTACCTCAGCGGCTTTGTGTTTTCCATGTTGGTGTTGGTGTTGAGCGATAATTTTTTAGGGCTTTTCATTGGTTGGGAAGGGGTGGGGCTATGCTCTTACTTGCTCATTGGCTTTTGGTATCATAAAACAAGCGCGAATAACGCTTCCATTGAAGCCTTTGTGATGAATCGGATCACGGATTTAGGCATGCTCATGGGGATTATTTTGATCTTTTGGAATTTTGGCACTCTTCAGTATAAAGAAGTCTTTAGCACACTTAATAACGCCGATTATTCCATGCTCTTTTTCATCAGCGTGTTTCTTTTCATTGGCGCTATGGGGAAGAGCGCTCAATTCCCTATGCACACATGGTTAGCCAACGCTATGGAGGGGCCTACCCCTGTATCCGCACTCATCCATGCAGCGACGATGGTAACCGCTGGGGTGTATCTGGTCATTAGAGCCAATCCCTTGTATAGCGCGGTGTTTGAAGTGGGTTATTTCATCGCATGTTTAGGGGCGTTTGTGGCTCTTTTTGGAGCGAGCATGGCTTTAGTCAATAAGGATTTAAAACGCATTGTGGCTTATTCCACGCTTTCTCAATTAGGCTATATGTTTGTAGCAGCCGGTCTTGGGGCTTATGCGATCGCGCTTTTCCACCTCTTCACGCATGCGTTTTTCAAATCCCTCCTTTTCTTAGGATCAGGGAATGTCATGCATGCGATGGAAGACAATTTGGATATTACTAAAATGGGCGCTTTATACAAGCCCATGAGAATCACAGCGATCTTTATGATTATAGGATCAGTGGCTTTGTGCGGGATCTACCCTTTCGCAGGATACTTTTCCAAAGACAAGATTTTAGAGGTCGCCTTTGGGATGCACCACCACATTTTATGGTTTGTGCTTTTGATTGGGGCGATCTTTACCGCTTTTTATAGCTTCAGGCTCATCATGCTGGTGTTTTTTGCGCCCAAACAGCACGAAATCAACCACCCCCATGAGGCCAAAAATTTCATGCTTTTAAGCATGCTGCCGTTAGGGGTTTTAGCGGTCATTGCCGGGTTTTTTGAAGAGCCGTTTTTTCATTTCATCTCTCAAGTGATCCCTGGCGTTGGAGAGTATCTAGTCCCGCTCGCTCTTTTAATCAGTATCACCACCATAGTGGTATTATTGAGCATCGCCTATGCCATATTTAAATATAAAAATGGTATCACTTCCAAAAAAGAGGGGGGCTTTTTATACAAGCTCTTGCTCAACCAATACTATATCCCGCAACTCTATCAAGGGATTGCAAAAGTTTTTAGTGCCATCGCTTCATTCTTGCACCAGGTCGTGGAATTGAAAATCATTGATGCGATAGTGGATACCATAGGAAGAAGCGTTTTTGTTATAGGGCGTGTGTTTAGAATCAGTCAAGATGGGAATTTAACTTCCATGCTGCGCTTCATGGTGGCTGGGGTTTTAATCTTATTAGCGTTTGTAGCTTTTTTTGGGAGATAA
- a CDS encoding NADH-quinone oxidoreductase subunit J, with protein sequence MFETIAFYFFAILTLSMALVVITTTNILYAITALASSMVFISAFFFLLDAEFLGVVQITVYVGAVIVMYAFGMMFFNSAAEVIERKQSPKVLCVLSFGVALLLTLILSAPSIGENLSKQVNSNAIDAQIPNIKAIGYVLFTNYLIPFEAAALMLLVAMVGGIATGIQKIHGKNHTQFIKESL encoded by the coding sequence ATGTTTGAAACCATTGCCTTTTATTTCTTTGCGATCCTTACTTTAAGCATGGCGTTAGTGGTGATCACCACCACGAATATCCTCTATGCTATTACCGCTCTTGCTAGCAGCATGGTTTTTATCTCTGCTTTTTTCTTTTTGCTAGACGCTGAGTTTTTGGGCGTGGTGCAAATCACGGTGTATGTGGGCGCGGTCATTGTGATGTATGCGTTTGGCATGATGTTTTTCAACTCCGCTGCAGAAGTCATTGAACGCAAGCAAAGCCCTAAAGTCTTGTGCGTCCTTTCGTTTGGCGTGGCGCTATTGCTCACCTTGATTTTAAGCGCTCCTAGCATTGGCGAAAACCTTTCTAAGCAAGTCAATTCCAACGCTATTGATGCGCAAATCCCTAACATTAAAGCGATTGGCTATGTGCTTTTCACCAATTACCTCATCCCTTTTGAAGCGGCGGCTTTAATGCTTCTAGTCGCTATGGTTGGAGGCATCGCTACAGGGATTCAAAAAATCCATGGGAAAAATCACACGCAATTTATAAAGGAATCTCTATGA
- the nuoK gene encoding NADH-quinone oxidoreductase subunit NuoK, with protein sequence MIGLNHYLIVSGLLFCIGLAGMLKRKNILLLFFSTEIMLNAINIGFVAISKYTHNLDGQMFALFVIAIAASEVAIGLGLVILWFKKYKSLDIDSLNAMKG encoded by the coding sequence ATGATAGGGTTAAACCACTATTTGATTGTTTCGGGGTTGCTCTTTTGCATTGGTTTAGCGGGCATGCTGAAACGCAAAAACATTCTGTTGCTCTTTTTTTCTACAGAAATCATGCTCAATGCGATCAATATCGGTTTTGTAGCGATCTCTAAATACACGCACAATTTAGACGGGCAGATGTTCGCGCTCTTTGTTATCGCTATTGCCGCTAGTGAGGTGGCTATTGGTTTGGGCTTGGTGATTTTGTGGTTTAAGAAATACAAGAGCTTAGATATTGATTCTTTAAACGCTATGAAAGGTTGA
- the nuoN gene encoding NADH-quinone oxidoreductase subunit NuoN, with amino-acid sequence MLIDSLHISFDSFNFESILPMLVLVCGGIFTLLINAFTSRFSRNLNVFLCMLFLVLDFLVVLGLEEQENAFFGFLSLDTLSLVSQSIVLISAFLLIFLALSKERFNEFQTAEFYSLYLFIVAGFQFMVSSNHLLLILIGLETASLPLCVLMALSDKRYGLEAGIKYFTMGAMASAFFAMGAMAFYLLTGSLNLEIITLYLHTEGITNPMLFAMGAIFLIGAIGFKVSLVPFHTWMPDVYEGNNPVFASYISIVPKIAGFVVATRLFGAFIDTRIAWVEDIFYVLILMTITIPNFIALWQEDVKRMLAYSSISHSGFALACVFIHTEDSQQAMFVYWFMFAFTYIGAFGLLWLLKSREKTWDERYDHPYSKFNGLIKTHPLVAILGAIFVFGLAGIPPFSVFWGKFLAVESALESNHILLAVVMLVNSTVAAFYYFRWLVAMFFNKPLQSYAQNDIYTQNATMPIYAVIIAMALACLFSVFMMRGLLEFVA; translated from the coding sequence ATGTTAATAGATAGTCTCCATATCTCTTTTGACAGCTTTAATTTTGAGAGCATTTTGCCCATGCTGGTGTTGGTGTGTGGGGGGATTTTCACGCTCTTAATCAACGCTTTCACTTCCAGGTTTTCACGCAATTTGAATGTGTTTTTATGCATGCTCTTTTTGGTTTTGGATTTTTTGGTGGTTTTAGGATTAGAAGAGCAAGAAAACGCCTTTTTTGGGTTTTTGAGCTTGGATACTCTCTCATTAGTCTCTCAAAGCATTGTCTTGATTTCAGCCTTTTTGCTCATTTTCTTAGCCCTTTCAAAAGAGCGTTTCAACGAATTTCAAACCGCTGAATTTTATTCCTTATACTTGTTTATTGTTGCTGGCTTTCAGTTCATGGTTTCAAGCAACCATTTATTGTTAATCCTTATCGGGTTAGAAACAGCGTCCTTACCCCTTTGCGTGTTAATGGCGTTGAGCGATAAACGCTACGGCTTAGAAGCAGGGATCAAATATTTCACTATGGGGGCGATGGCGAGCGCGTTTTTTGCTATGGGGGCGATGGCTTTTTACTTGCTCACAGGGAGCTTGAATCTTGAAATCATTACCCTATACTTGCACACTGAGGGTATCACAAACCCCATGCTCTTTGCGATGGGCGCTATTTTTTTGATTGGAGCGATTGGCTTTAAGGTTTCTTTAGTGCCTTTCCATACCTGGATGCCTGATGTGTATGAGGGCAATAACCCAGTCTTTGCGAGCTATATTTCCATCGTGCCTAAAATCGCTGGCTTTGTGGTAGCGACTCGACTTTTTGGGGCGTTTATAGACACTCGCATCGCTTGGGTAGAAGACATTTTTTATGTTTTGATTCTTATGACTATCACCATCCCTAATTTCATTGCTTTATGGCAAGAAGATGTCAAAAGAATGCTCGCTTACAGCTCCATTTCGCATTCTGGGTTCGCTTTAGCATGCGTGTTTATCCACACTGAAGATAGCCAACAAGCGATGTTTGTTTATTGGTTCATGTTCGCGTTCACTTACATTGGGGCTTTTGGCCTTTTATGGCTCTTAAAAAGCCGGGAAAAAACTTGGGATGAACGCTACGATCACCCTTATTCCAAATTCAACGGCCTTATCAAAACCCACCCTTTAGTGGCGATCTTGGGCGCTATTTTTGTTTTTGGGCTTGCAGGGATCCCGCCTTTTAGCGTGTTTTGGGGGAAATTTTTAGCCGTTGAAAGCGCGTTAGAGAGCAATCACATTCTTTTAGCGGTGGTGATGTTAGTTAATAGCACGGTGGCTGCGTTTTATTATTTCCGTTGGCTCGTGGCGATGTTTTTCAATAAGCCCTTACAAAGCTACGCTCAAAACGATATTTACACCCAAAACGCTACCATGCCCATTTATGCGGTCATTATTGCTATGGCGTTAGCGTGCTTGTTCTCTGTGTTTATGATGCGAGGGCTTTTAGAGTTTGTGGCTTAA
- a CDS encoding DUF7494 domain-containing protein — protein sequence MWLKSKIFLLMGLLSHSLNALSLTLTQGKEGGEDFSVLTLRHNKAFSCFYTNEKPPSGIEASLSIIHAKRPIECVIDSIPKEGFTPLENAFFNITYSMRQQQFILHIKPKVMRRLTLFSFDRDYKKAIPLFVENDPKAKMWQIIGYDQNIPFLSEKDNARKGLNFPIVIKDAQTPIIQELDVNNKPLLTTKGYDLNAYLEAKKQMDSQAYFDALRTISRAFKNYPQTMFKKDLYLLEIIALGQLGIKKSLLIDIGTKWIKNYPTDPNIPEALYYVAKALDENNNYKQAMRYYKRILLEYKNSRYAPLAQMRLAIEAAEGSDLSNANMLFKEAFSNAKDKESASEIALNWAEAEINYQNFNNAKYLIDKVVQSNPDYISQHSESALDLLKLLKKNQMNASAIEIAHLLLNQDDDLKAKEQALYDLGALYARIKDFKNAHLYNLQYLQDHAELERASVVRVRDEKALFSMEGNTQEKIAHYDKIIQNFPNSNEAQKALELKAQLLFENKRYAEVLGMQKNLPKDSPLIQKTLNVLAKTPLEDHRCKEALKYLSQITAFEFNPQEEIQAFDCLYFASLKEKAQIIALNALKAAKTPSEKLVWLYRLGRNYYRLGDFKNSTLASKDALILAQNLNKKEFYDIAFVLFSDYMQNNEKGLALNLYAFLEKHFKDDKRMALVYFKLLENEKDPKSVKIYATSLLKLQDAYKDYSYTPFGEFALIDAYRTTKDYSKALETLDKLLNRRLSLEDHQKALYLQSSLLDLTNQKAKSKASLEKCVQLKQKDQTNAWQNLCEQGLNLFKNKES from the coding sequence TTGTGGCTTAAGTCAAAAATCTTTCTTTTAATGGGCTTGCTCTCCCATTCGCTCAACGCCTTAAGCCTCACTCTCACGCAAGGCAAAGAAGGGGGGGAAGATTTTTCGGTTTTAACCTTACGACACAATAAGGCGTTTTCTTGTTTTTATACCAATGAAAAACCGCCAAGCGGGATTGAAGCGTCTTTATCCATTATACACGCTAAACGCCCCATAGAATGCGTGATAGACTCTATCCCTAAGGAGGGCTTTACCCCTTTAGAAAACGCTTTTTTCAATATCACCTATTCTATGCGCCAACAACAATTCATTTTACACATCAAACCCAAAGTGATGCGAAGACTCACCCTTTTTTCTTTTGATAGGGATTATAAAAAAGCGATCCCCCTTTTTGTGGAAAACGATCCTAAAGCCAAAATGTGGCAAATCATAGGCTATGATCAAAATATCCCTTTTTTGAGCGAAAAAGACAACGCTCGAAAAGGCTTGAATTTCCCCATTGTCATTAAAGACGCTCAAACCCCTATCATTCAAGAACTAGATGTGAATAACAAACCCCTACTCACCACAAAGGGCTATGACTTAAACGCTTATTTAGAGGCTAAAAAACAAATGGATTCGCAAGCCTATTTTGACGCTTTACGCACGATTAGTCGCGCGTTTAAAAACTACCCTCAAACGATGTTTAAAAAAGATTTGTATTTATTAGAAATTATCGCATTAGGCCAATTAGGCATTAAAAAATCCTTACTCATAGATATTGGCACCAAGTGGATTAAAAATTACCCGACTGATCCTAATATCCCTGAAGCGCTATACTATGTCGCCAAAGCTTTAGATGAAAACAACAATTACAAACAGGCCATGCGCTATTACAAACGCATTCTTTTAGAATACAAAAATTCCCGCTACGCTCCTTTAGCCCAAATGCGTTTAGCCATTGAAGCGGCTGAAGGCTCTGATTTGAGCAACGCTAACATGCTTTTTAAAGAAGCTTTTTCTAACGCTAAAGACAAAGAGAGCGCGAGTGAAATCGCGCTTAATTGGGCTGAAGCAGAGATAAACTATCAAAACTTTAATAACGCTAAATACCTCATTGATAAGGTGGTTCAATCCAACCCTGATTATATTTCTCAACACAGCGAATCAGCCCTAGACTTGCTCAAGTTATTGAAAAAAAACCAGATGAATGCAAGTGCGATTGAGATCGCTCACTTGCTCCTTAATCAAGACGATGACTTGAAAGCTAAAGAGCAAGCGCTCTATGATTTAGGGGCGTTGTATGCAAGGATCAAGGATTTTAAAAACGCCCACCTTTACAATCTGCAATATTTGCAAGACCATGCGGAATTGGAGCGGGCTTCTGTCGTTAGAGTGCGCGATGAAAAAGCCCTTTTTTCCATGGAAGGGAACACGCAAGAAAAAATCGCCCACTACGATAAAATCATTCAAAATTTCCCTAATTCTAATGAAGCCCAAAAAGCTTTAGAGTTGAAAGCCCAACTCTTGTTTGAAAATAAGCGCTATGCTGAAGTTTTAGGCATGCAAAAAAATTTACCCAAAGATTCTCCCTTGATCCAAAAAACGCTCAATGTCCTTGCTAAAACCCCATTAGAGGATCATCGTTGCAAAGAAGCTTTAAAATACTTATCCCAAATCACCGCCTTTGAATTTAACCCCCAAGAAGAAATCCAAGCCTTTGATTGCTTGTATTTCGCATCGCTCAAAGAAAAAGCGCAAATTATTGCCCTAAACGCTTTAAAAGCGGCTAAAACCCCTAGCGAGAAATTGGTATGGCTTTATCGTTTGGGGCGCAATTACTACCGCTTAGGGGATTTTAAAAATTCCACTCTGGCTTCTAAAGACGCTTTGATTCTCGCTCAAAACTTGAATAAAAAAGAATTCTATGATATTGCTTTTGTTTTATTTTCAGATTACATGCAAAACAATGAAAAAGGATTGGCCCTCAATTTGTATGCGTTTTTAGAAAAGCATTTCAAAGACGATAAACGCATGGCGTTGGTTTATTTTAAATTATTAGAGAATGAAAAAGACCCTAAAAGCGTCAAAATTTATGCCACAAGCTTACTCAAACTCCAAGACGCTTACAAGGATTATTCTTACACGCCCTTTGGTGAATTTGCTCTCATTGACGCTTACAGAACCACCAAAGATTATTCAAAAGCGTTAGAAACGCTAGACAAACTCTTAAACCGCAGGCTTTCTTTAGAAGATCACCAAAAAGCCTTATACTTGCAATCTAGCTTATTAGATCTAACCAATCAAAAAGCAAAGTCTAAAGCCAGTTTAGAAAAATGCGTTCAGTTAAAACAAAAAGATCAAACAAACGCATGGCAAAATTTATGCGAACAGGGTTTAAATTTATTCAAAAACAAGGAGTCATGA